The Paenibacillus sp. FSL H7-0357 nucleotide sequence ATCCTCAGCTGCTGGGAGTGCTGCTCTTCATCTTGGGAATTTTGCTCCAAGCGGCCTTGCTTGCTGCCCGGTTCGGCAGAAAACTCACGGAGAAAATGGCAGGATTACAGGAAGCGACAGAGAACATCCAGCGCGAGAATCTTGAGTTTACCGTCAAGCCCAGCGGTATCCGCGAAATCGACGATGTGCTGGTCTCACTGGACCGGATGAAAGAAGCCCTGCACACTTCACTTAAGCGGCAGTGGGAGCTGGAGCGTTCCCGCAGAGAGCAGATTTCCGCGCTGGCCCACGATATCAAAACCCCGCTTACCGTCATTCGGGGAAATGCGGAGCTGCTGCAGGAGACGACACAGAATGCTGCCCAGCTGGAATATAACGGATACATTCTTCGCAGCGCCGAGGATATTGAAGCCTTCGTACAAGAGGTTATTGATCTGTCCAGCATGCAGGCCAGCTTTGTTCGTCAGAAATCGCTGGTAAGTACAGCGGAGATTCTTGGAGAATTAGAGCTGCAGATGAAGGCTCTGTCCTCCGGCAAGGACCTGCATACGCTTGTCCATAAGGATACTCTTCCAGCATTTCTTTTTATAGATAAGGAGCTGTTTCAGCGGGGCATCATCAATGTCATCGCCAATGCGGTCGAGCATACGCCTCCGCAGGGGAGCGTTGCTTTGCTGGTCCGGGGGGATGACGCTGCTGTTCATTTCACGGTTACGGATACGGGGAACGGCTTCTCGCCAACCGATCTGAAAGAAGCCGCCACCCAGTTCTACAGAGGGGACCAGAGCCGAAGCTCCGGCAATCATCACGGGATGGGGCTGTACATTGCCGAGTCCGCCGCCCAGCAGCATGGAGGGAGCTTAACTATAGCAAATATGTCCTCCGGCGGAGGGAAGGTGACTATGAGCATTCCTGTTTCTACGGGAGTCAGGGATGGTTATGGGCAGGAGTAACGAGTTGCTCTTGTGGTGTCCCTAGATTATTTCACTTTTACGGGTTCGAATAAATTCAGATAATATTTGCTTCCACAACCATCTGGATTGTCATTACGAATGTGTTCTTCCAAGCATAGTCTTGAACGGTCAGATTTGTACTTATTATGCTTGGACAAGTGACGCATTAACGTTTTCCATGAATCACCTATATCATCACTGCTTTCAAGCATGGCGTATAGGCCCCCGGGTAACATCATTTCTTTTAAATGTTTTGGAACATCCGTACCATCTGGGATTGTAGCACACATACCATAACCATATGGGGTACCCAGATGACTTGGCATTGGCTTCACATTACCACCAAATAAACGTGCTGTGCCCAGTAGGTTTGCCGACTTAATCCAATCCAGCACCGGTGCCATTGCCTCATCTTCTGGGGAAACACCTATAGCAATATTGTAGGCCACCCTCATAGGAGGAAGGGTAATAATTTTGATTATGTTGGCTTCTTTCAAATTGCTCATTAATAAATCCTCCGTCTCAGTAAGGATCTCATCCAGACTAGACAAACAGTCTGCGTTTTGCTTTTGAAGGAGTTTCAAGACCCGGCCTAATTGCTGTTCAAAAAGGAGTACTTCTGCTCTCTGCAACTTTAGAGTGGAGATTTTATTTGCAATAACCGTGCTAAGCTGTGAAGGGGACTTGTTTGCGATAACAGATTTTATATCCTTTATCGGAATATCCATTTTGCGAAGTACTGCAGTAATTCGTATACATAAGAGTGCATTTTCATCATAAATTCTCCAGCCAGAGGAGGTA carries:
- a CDS encoding HAMP domain-containing sensor histidine kinase translates to MESVKRIKTVRLRTFFLQYLLFLSTGTILLLVLVLGLFTLAFSSNIILPANYAEKEITAFKERLASSRTVTPDSVPGMVDYTVFTQEGELLAGNLSRSEAAHAWEIIQQGNTQDSHFYTTAQHGQEIWIFRYSLTPQYASSLLRSYLPNPQLLGVLLFILGILLQAALLAARFGRKLTEKMAGLQEATENIQRENLEFTVKPSGIREIDDVLVSLDRMKEALHTSLKRQWELERSRREQISALAHDIKTPLTVIRGNAELLQETTQNAAQLEYNGYILRSAEDIEAFVQEVIDLSSMQASFVRQKSLVSTAEILGELELQMKALSSGKDLHTLVHKDTLPAFLFIDKELFQRGIINVIANAVEHTPPQGSVALLVRGDDAAVHFTVTDTGNGFSPTDLKEAATQFYRGDQSRSSGNHHGMGLYIAESAAQQHGGSLTIANMSSGGGKVTMSIPVSTGVRDGYGQE
- a CDS encoding MerR family transcriptional regulator codes for the protein MNRSVAINKLSEQMGLTSRTLRHWESEGLFKSSRDTSSGWRIYDENALLCIRITAVLRKMDIPIKDIKSVIANKSPSQLSTVIANKISTLKLQRAEVLLFEQQLGRVLKLLQKQNADCLSSLDEILTETEDLLMSNLKEANIIKIITLPPMRVAYNIAIGVSPEDEAMAPVLDWIKSANLLGTARLFGGNVKPMPSHLGTPYGYGMCATIPDGTDVPKHLKEMMLPGGLYAMLESSDDIGDSWKTLMRHLSKHNKYKSDRSRLCLEEHIRNDNPDGCGSKYYLNLFEPVKVK